In one Bacillus thuringiensis genomic region, the following are encoded:
- the pdxK gene encoding pyridoxine/pyridoxal/pyridoxamine kinase: MTLNKALTIAGSDTSGGAGIQADLKTFQELGVYGMTSLTTIVTMDPHNGWAHNVFPIPASTLKPQLETTIEGVGVDALKTGMLGSVEIIEMVAETIEKHNFKNVVVDPVMVCKGADEALHPETNDCLRDVLVPKALVVTPNLFEAYQLSGVKINSLEDMKEAAKKIHALGAKYVLIKGGSKLGTETAIDVLYDGETFDLLESEKIDTTNTHGAGCTYSAAITAELAKGKPVKEAVKTAKEFITAAIRYSFKINEYVGPTHHGAYRKFVVSKELV, translated from the coding sequence ATGACATTAAATAAAGCACTTACTATCGCTGGTTCTGACACAAGTGGCGGTGCTGGTATACAAGCAGATTTAAAAACATTCCAAGAACTGGGCGTATACGGAATGACATCTCTTACAACAATCGTAACGATGGATCCACATAACGGTTGGGCACATAACGTATTTCCAATCCCAGCTTCTACATTAAAACCACAATTAGAAACAACAATTGAAGGTGTTGGCGTAGACGCTTTAAAAACAGGTATGCTTGGATCAGTAGAAATTATTGAAATGGTTGCAGAAACAATCGAAAAGCACAATTTCAAAAATGTAGTAGTTGACCCTGTTATGGTATGTAAAGGTGCAGATGAAGCATTACACCCTGAAACGAACGATTGCTTACGTGACGTTCTTGTGCCAAAGGCATTAGTTGTAACGCCAAACTTATTTGAAGCTTACCAATTAAGCGGTGTGAAAATTAATTCTCTTGAGGACATGAAAGAAGCAGCGAAGAAAATCCACGCTTTAGGTGCCAAATACGTACTAATTAAAGGTGGAAGCAAACTTGGTACGGAAACTGCAATCGACGTCCTATATGATGGAGAAACATTCGATCTTTTAGAATCAGAAAAAATTGATACTACAAATACACACGGCGCAGGTTGCACATATTCTGCTGCAATTACAGCAGAACTTGCAAAAGGAAAACCTGTGAAAGAAGCAGTAAAAACTGCTAAAGAATTCATCACAGCTGCTATTCGTTACTCATTCAAAATTAACGAATACGTAGGTCCAACTCACCATGGTGCATATCGTAAATTCGTTGTATCAAAAGAACTTGTCTAA
- a CDS encoding GGDEF domain-containing protein codes for MLRDLFVNTTIILSFIFIGGQLLRDKPLKEGFSFWQKCVVGIFTGILGILLMYFGVHVGTILLDLRYLAVILAVIIGGPIASTITVGMILVIRLLFMDYSLASQVAFYTIIAIGIGSIFLSRMRLSLGEKWVWLHTYILSILIPALYIWLIKDIQVVGLYFISSITTGYITFISANYVLQSNELFQTMKQYATIDALTRLGNVRQFDLEMNRHISNKNMKNDPFCLLLIDIDHFKYVNDMYGHPAGDEVLKQVGCILRETSQFPDLAFRKGGEEFALLIPNMGLAYGVRVGEQIRTAVENHPFQLLDGKKIKITVSVGVSEYEESPEQFIQAADDALYYSKRNGRNKVSSAS; via the coding sequence ATGTTAAGAGACTTATTTGTAAATACAACAATTATTCTTTCCTTTATTTTTATTGGAGGACAGCTTTTAAGGGATAAGCCGTTAAAAGAAGGATTCTCTTTTTGGCAGAAATGTGTAGTCGGTATTTTTACTGGAATATTAGGTATATTGCTAATGTATTTCGGTGTTCATGTTGGTACTATCCTATTAGATTTGCGCTACTTAGCTGTCATTTTAGCCGTTATAATTGGAGGACCAATAGCAAGTACTATAACTGTAGGTATGATTTTAGTAATTAGGCTATTATTTATGGATTATTCATTAGCTTCTCAAGTGGCTTTTTATACAATCATTGCAATAGGAATAGGTAGCATCTTTCTTTCGCGTATGAGGCTTTCCTTAGGGGAAAAGTGGGTATGGTTACACACATATATTTTATCTATTCTAATTCCAGCGCTATATATATGGTTAATTAAAGACATTCAAGTAGTAGGATTATATTTCATTTCTAGTATTACTACAGGTTACATAACATTCATAAGTGCAAACTATGTTTTACAATCTAACGAGTTATTTCAAACGATGAAGCAATACGCGACGATAGATGCATTGACAAGACTAGGAAACGTAAGGCAGTTTGATTTAGAGATGAATCGTCATATTAGTAATAAGAACATGAAAAATGATCCATTTTGTTTATTGCTTATAGATATTGATCACTTTAAGTATGTAAATGATATGTATGGGCATCCTGCAGGGGACGAAGTGTTAAAACAAGTAGGATGTATTTTACGAGAAACTTCACAATTTCCGGATTTGGCTTTTCGAAAGGGTGGAGAGGAGTTTGCGCTTTTGATACCAAATATGGGATTAGCTTACGGAGTTCGTGTGGGCGAGCAAATTCGTACAGCTGTTGAAAATCACCCATTTCAATTGTTAGATGGAAAGAAAATAAAAATTACGGTTTCGGTAGGAGTTTCAGAATATGAAGAATCACCGGAGCAATTTATTCAAGCGGCGGATGATGCGTTATACTACTCGAAACGAAATGGGAGAAATAAGGTCAGCTCTGCATCTTAA
- a CDS encoding YbdD/YjiX family protein, translating to MLKKLWQVWSERKRFISLLVGVPSYEVYVEHMKQHHPEEEVLCQKQFFAEAQEARFNAKGGKISRCC from the coding sequence ATGCTTAAAAAGTTGTGGCAAGTATGGAGTGAAAGAAAACGCTTTATTAGTTTGCTCGTTGGGGTACCAAGTTATGAAGTATACGTAGAGCATATGAAACAACATCATCCTGAAGAAGAGGTTTTATGTCAAAAGCAGTTTTTTGCTGAGGCACAAGAAGCAAGATTTAACGCAAAGGGTGGAAAAATATCACGCTGTTGTTAA
- the cstA gene encoding carbon starvation protein CstA — translation MKTLKSILLWSVITAVGAGAFGVIALSQGETINAVWLLVAAVCVYAVAYRFYSRFIARKVFNLDDNRQTPAHTLNDGKDYVPTNKWVLFGHHFAAIAGAGPLVGPILAAQMGYLPGTIWIIVGVVVAGAVQDFVILFASMRRNGKSLGEMIKDEIGPATGLIAMIGILGIMIILLAVLALVVVKALIGSPWGMFTIAATIPIAILMGVYMRYIRPGRVGEGSVIGIILLILSLVGGQYVAENPTLASMFTFSGETIAIMLIVYGFIASALPVWMLLAPRDYLSTFLKVGTIVGLAIGILIVAPDLQMPAVSKFIDGTGPVFSGNLFPFLFITIACGAVSGFHALVSSGTTPKMIEQEGHAQPIGYGAMLMESFVAAMAMIAACVLTPGTYFAINSPAALIGTDVSQAAQVISSWGFAITPNELKDLAVNVGEQTILSRTGGAPTLAIGMAYIFSQVIGGTAMMAFWYHFAILFEALFILTTIDAGTRVGRFMIQDILGHVYKPFGKTDSTLANVIATTLCVLGWGYFLYQGVIDPLGGINTLWPLFGIANQMLAGIALLLGTTILFKMGKKAYVWVTLIPTVGLLIVTMTAGYQKLFHENPKIGFLSHAKVFQGALDEGKVLAPAKNVAQMKQIIFNDYIDAALCGIFMIVVIAVLISALRIWIQVLRNKPMPLKEAPYIPRDESESRNYA, via the coding sequence GTGAAGACATTGAAATCAATCTTACTTTGGAGCGTTATTACAGCAGTAGGAGCAGGTGCTTTTGGGGTAATAGCTTTATCACAAGGTGAAACCATTAATGCTGTATGGCTCTTAGTAGCTGCCGTATGTGTATATGCAGTTGCTTATCGCTTTTATAGTAGATTTATAGCGAGAAAGGTTTTTAATTTAGATGATAATCGGCAAACACCAGCCCATACATTAAACGATGGGAAAGACTATGTTCCAACAAATAAGTGGGTATTGTTTGGACATCACTTTGCAGCGATTGCTGGGGCGGGACCTTTAGTGGGACCGATTTTAGCAGCACAAATGGGATATTTACCAGGGACCATTTGGATTATTGTTGGGGTAGTTGTTGCGGGAGCTGTCCAAGATTTTGTCATTTTATTTGCTTCGATGAGACGTAATGGTAAATCGTTAGGAGAAATGATTAAAGATGAGATTGGACCTGCTACAGGACTAATTGCAATGATAGGTATTTTAGGAATTATGATTATTTTATTAGCAGTATTAGCGTTAGTCGTAGTAAAGGCACTAATCGGAAGTCCTTGGGGAATGTTTACGATAGCAGCAACGATTCCTATCGCTATTTTAATGGGAGTTTATATGCGGTATATTAGGCCTGGTCGTGTTGGAGAAGGATCAGTAATTGGTATTATCCTACTTATTTTATCTCTTGTTGGAGGACAGTATGTAGCAGAAAATCCAACACTTGCAAGTATGTTCACATTTAGTGGTGAAACAATTGCTATTATGCTTATTGTATATGGATTTATTGCATCTGCATTACCAGTTTGGATGTTATTAGCACCACGTGATTATTTAAGTACATTTTTAAAAGTCGGAACAATTGTAGGTTTAGCAATCGGTATTTTAATTGTAGCACCAGATTTACAAATGCCAGCAGTTTCAAAATTTATTGATGGAACTGGTCCTGTGTTCTCTGGAAACTTATTCCCGTTCTTATTTATTACTATTGCTTGTGGTGCAGTGTCTGGATTCCATGCTCTCGTTTCATCAGGTACGACGCCGAAGATGATTGAGCAAGAGGGACACGCACAGCCAATCGGTTATGGAGCAATGTTAATGGAGTCGTTTGTAGCAGCGATGGCGATGATTGCAGCTTGTGTATTAACACCGGGAACGTATTTTGCAATTAATAGTCCCGCAGCACTTATCGGTACAGATGTCTCGCAGGCAGCTCAAGTTATTTCCTCATGGGGATTTGCTATTACACCAAATGAACTAAAAGATCTCGCTGTAAATGTTGGAGAGCAAACGATTTTATCACGTACAGGTGGTGCGCCAACATTAGCGATAGGTATGGCATATATTTTCTCACAAGTAATAGGTGGAACGGCCATGATGGCATTTTGGTATCATTTTGCGATTCTCTTTGAAGCTCTATTCATTTTAACAACAATTGATGCCGGAACGCGTGTCGGCCGATTTATGATTCAAGATATTTTAGGGCATGTATATAAGCCATTTGGGAAAACGGATTCTACATTAGCGAATGTAATCGCTACAACATTATGTGTATTAGGGTGGGGATATTTTTTATACCAAGGGGTAATAGATCCGCTCGGTGGAATTAATACATTATGGCCACTTTTCGGTATTGCAAATCAAATGCTAGCAGGTATTGCATTATTACTTGGAACGACAATTTTGTTCAAAATGGGAAAAAAGGCGTACGTTTGGGTAACACTTATTCCAACTGTCGGGTTGCTGATTGTAACGATGACGGCGGGGTATCAAAAGCTATTTCATGAAAATCCTAAAATTGGATTTCTATCGCATGCAAAGGTATTTCAGGGAGCATTAGATGAGGGAAAAGTGTTAGCGCCAGCTAAAAATGTCGCTCAAATGAAGCAAATTATTTTCAATGATTATATCGATGCAGCGCTTTGCGGAATTTTTATGATAGTTGTAATTGCTGTGTTAATTTCAGCACTTCGAATTTGGATCCAAGTATTAAGAAATAAGCCAATGCCGTTAAAAGAGGCACCATATATTCCTAGAGATGAAAGTGAGTCGAGGAACTATGCTTAA
- a CDS encoding LytR/AlgR family response regulator transcription factor, producing MKILLIMEEAEERRELAENFTENMRNVECFEAKTGTESLFMMKKHIPDFVFLSSKLLDGTGFEYASLLREINCYTKFIFVGENIEESITAFRFQAFYYLLRPFREEDLQFLLYKIGKEQGEKAKSYLRKLPIESQEGIRYILPEDIVYVSKNKENKTVSIYTTNNQYISTYTLQELENKLNVYDFLRVHKSYLINMSYVKELKPYYNGTYNLYLDRYDEQPIPVSRNYVKRLRNNIEL from the coding sequence ATGAAAATTTTACTGATCATGGAAGAGGCAGAAGAGAGAAGAGAGTTAGCTGAAAATTTCACTGAAAATATGAGAAATGTAGAATGTTTTGAAGCAAAGACAGGAACAGAATCTTTATTTATGATGAAAAAACATATACCAGACTTTGTTTTTTTAAGTTCCAAATTACTAGATGGTACTGGTTTTGAATATGCAAGTTTATTACGAGAAATAAATTGCTATACAAAATTTATTTTTGTAGGTGAAAACATAGAAGAATCTATTACAGCTTTTCGTTTCCAAGCATTTTATTATTTATTACGACCATTTCGTGAAGAAGATTTACAATTTCTTTTATATAAAATAGGTAAAGAACAAGGTGAGAAAGCAAAGAGTTATTTGCGTAAACTACCGATAGAAAGTCAAGAGGGTATACGATACATTCTTCCAGAAGATATCGTATATGTAAGTAAAAATAAAGAAAATAAAACTGTTTCAATTTACACAACGAATAATCAGTATATTTCAACATATACACTTCAGGAATTAGAAAATAAGCTAAATGTATATGATTTTTTACGTGTGCATAAAAGCTATTTAATTAATATGTCATATGTAAAAGAACTGAAACCTTATTACAATGGCACGTATAATTTGTATTTAGATAGGTATGATGAGCAACCGATTCCAGTCAGTCGTAATTATGTAAAACGCCTTCGAAATAACATTGAATTATAG
- a CDS encoding MFS transporter, translating to MGKVKEISKRKLLGIAGLGWLFDAMDVGMLSFVMVALQKDWGLTSQEMGWIGSINSIGMAVGALIFGILSDKIGRKSVFIITLLLFSIGSGLTALTTTLAMFLVLRFLIGMGLGGELPVASTLVSESVEAHERGKIVVLLESFWAGGWLIAALISYFVIPKYGWEVAMVLSAVPALYALYLRWNLPDSPRFQKVEKRPSVIENIKSVWSGEYRKATIMLWILWFCVVFSYYGMFLWLPSVMVLKGFSLIKSFQYVLIMTLAQLPGYFTAAWFIERLGRKFVLVTYLIGTACSAYLFGVADSLTVLIVAGMLLSFFNLGAWGALYAYTPEQYPTVIRGTGAGMAAAFGRIGGILGPLLVGYLVASEASLSLIFTIFCGSILIGVFAVIILGQETKQRELV from the coding sequence GTGGGCAAGGTAAAAGAAATTTCGAAGCGCAAACTACTTGGGATAGCTGGGCTTGGATGGCTATTTGATGCAATGGATGTTGGAATGCTTTCATTTGTAATGGTAGCCTTGCAAAAGGATTGGGGATTAACGAGCCAGGAAATGGGCTGGATAGGCAGTATTAACTCAATCGGTATGGCAGTAGGAGCGCTTATTTTTGGAATACTATCAGATAAAATAGGACGAAAATCAGTCTTTATTATTACATTATTATTATTTTCTATCGGTAGTGGTTTAACTGCATTAACGACGACACTCGCGATGTTTCTCGTTTTACGCTTTTTAATTGGCATGGGGCTTGGCGGAGAGCTTCCGGTTGCCTCTACACTAGTATCAGAGAGTGTTGAAGCGCATGAACGTGGGAAAATTGTTGTGTTATTAGAAAGTTTTTGGGCAGGTGGATGGCTAATTGCAGCTCTTATCTCGTATTTTGTTATTCCTAAATATGGTTGGGAAGTTGCGATGGTATTGAGTGCAGTTCCAGCACTATATGCTTTATATTTAAGATGGAATTTACCGGATTCCCCAAGGTTCCAAAAAGTTGAAAAAAGGCCATCTGTTATTGAAAATATAAAATCAGTTTGGTCTGGGGAATATCGTAAAGCAACAATTATGCTATGGATTCTATGGTTTTGTGTTGTCTTTTCCTATTATGGAATGTTCCTTTGGTTACCGAGTGTAATGGTGCTAAAAGGATTTAGTTTAATAAAAAGTTTCCAATATGTACTTATTATGACATTAGCTCAACTTCCAGGATATTTCACCGCTGCTTGGTTTATTGAACGTCTCGGTCGTAAATTTGTTTTGGTTACGTATTTAATCGGGACAGCTTGCAGTGCCTATTTGTTTGGGGTTGCGGATTCATTAACAGTATTAATCGTTGCAGGTATGTTACTATCCTTCTTTAATTTAGGTGCTTGGGGAGCATTATATGCCTATACACCTGAGCAGTATCCAACGGTTATTCGTGGTACAGGTGCAGGAATGGCAGCAGCATTTGGTCGTATTGGTGGTATTCTTGGACCATTATTAGTGGGGTATTTAGTTGCCTCAGAAGCTTCACTATCATTAATATTTACGATTTTCTGTGGATCAATTTTAATTGGGGTATTTGCTGTAATAATACTTGGTCAGGAAACGAAGCAACGAGAATTAGTATAA
- a CDS encoding WecB/TagA/CpsF family glycosyltransferase — translation MAVQTVDILGVPFSTMTMDETVQYLKEQLESERTHTFQVVTANPEIVMCAKKDEKFYQTLLNTDLITPDGIGVVKASGMLGTPLKERVAGFDLMCNLLAKLSEDSKPVSVFLLGAKPHVVQAAAEHLTKTYSAVSIAGIQDGYFKQEDEENIISRIQEAKPDLLLVALGFPRQENFIQNNKHRLETKMAVGVGGSLDVWAGEVKRAPKWIQAIHLEWFYRLCSNPTRWRRQLVLAEFLKEVMRSKK, via the coding sequence ATGGCAGTACAAACAGTTGATATTCTAGGCGTTCCTTTTTCTACAATGACAATGGATGAAACGGTCCAATATTTAAAAGAACAACTAGAATCGGAGCGAACTCATACGTTTCAGGTAGTAACAGCAAACCCTGAAATTGTTATGTGTGCAAAAAAGGATGAAAAGTTCTATCAAACATTATTGAATACAGATTTAATTACACCTGATGGCATTGGTGTTGTAAAAGCAAGCGGTATGCTTGGTACACCTTTAAAAGAACGTGTAGCAGGTTTTGATTTAATGTGTAATTTACTGGCGAAGTTATCAGAAGATAGCAAACCGGTATCTGTTTTCTTATTAGGTGCAAAGCCGCATGTTGTGCAAGCTGCAGCAGAGCATTTAACAAAGACATATTCAGCTGTATCCATTGCTGGTATACAAGATGGTTATTTTAAACAAGAAGACGAAGAGAATATTATTTCTCGCATTCAAGAAGCAAAACCAGATTTATTACTTGTTGCACTTGGTTTCCCGAGACAAGAAAACTTTATCCAAAACAATAAGCATCGTTTAGAAACGAAAATGGCTGTTGGAGTGGGTGGAAGTTTAGACGTATGGGCTGGAGAGGTAAAACGTGCACCAAAATGGATTCAAGCGATTCATTTAGAGTGGTTTTATAGATTATGCAGTAATCCAACACGCTGGCGTCGTCAGTTAGTATTAGCGGAATTTTTAAAAGAAGTAATGCGTTCGAAAAAGTAG
- a CDS encoding glycosyltransferase family 4 protein, with the protein MRILHMNAGAEDGGGKTHIISLLDQFPTGEVELAVFEDGIVAKEARELGIKVHVFSQKSRYDLSILKNISKFINKEKFDVVHTHGPRANFYVSLMKKRIKAKWVTTIHSDPFQDFTKQGLKGWIFTKLNLKALKNIDLFFVVTNRLKKSLAALGISNEKMHVIYNGIEYDKEKAEGYNKKEMFNIDEDVFTAIQVARLHPVKGHEVLFDALQQTKLEKIKVLLVGDGPLEENLKSLATEKGINDKVEFLGHRQDVKQLFASSHVNLLTSHSEGFPLVLLEAANQRVPSIVTRAGEIEPLIVDETYGWIVPTGDGKALALALEEAYDKWKTGELAAMGKHIYEHATMNFSLQKLYEDTKETYKQLIAKNL; encoded by the coding sequence ATGAGAATATTGCATATGAATGCAGGAGCAGAAGATGGGGGAGGGAAAACACATATTATTTCACTTCTCGATCAGTTTCCAACTGGTGAAGTAGAATTAGCAGTATTTGAAGATGGAATTGTTGCGAAAGAAGCAAGGGAGTTAGGGATAAAAGTCCATGTGTTTTCACAAAAATCGCGCTATGATTTATCCATTTTAAAGAATATAAGTAAATTTATTAATAAAGAAAAATTTGATGTAGTTCATACGCATGGCCCTAGGGCTAATTTCTATGTTTCTTTAATGAAAAAGAGAATAAAGGCAAAATGGGTAACGACTATTCATAGTGATCCATTTCAAGACTTTACTAAACAGGGCTTAAAAGGTTGGATTTTTACGAAATTAAATTTGAAAGCCTTAAAAAATATAGACTTATTTTTCGTTGTAACAAATAGATTGAAAAAAAGCCTGGCAGCATTAGGTATTTCAAATGAAAAGATGCATGTTATTTATAATGGAATTGAATACGATAAGGAAAAAGCAGAAGGCTATAATAAAAAAGAAATGTTCAATATTGATGAAGATGTATTTACGGCAATCCAAGTAGCACGATTACATCCTGTCAAAGGACATGAAGTTTTATTTGATGCGTTACAACAAACAAAATTAGAGAAAATTAAAGTATTATTAGTTGGTGATGGCCCATTAGAAGAAAATCTAAAGTCATTAGCTACTGAAAAAGGGATTAACGATAAAGTAGAGTTTTTAGGACATCGTCAAGATGTAAAACAATTATTTGCGTCGTCACATGTAAATTTATTAACTTCCCATAGTGAAGGGTTCCCACTAGTTTTATTAGAAGCGGCAAATCAACGCGTACCATCAATTGTGACTAGGGCTGGAGAAATTGAACCCTTAATCGTAGATGAAACTTACGGATGGATTGTACCGACAGGTGATGGAAAGGCATTGGCATTAGCTTTAGAAGAAGCGTATGATAAGTGGAAAACTGGAGAGTTAGCAGCAATGGGTAAACATATTTATGAGCATGCTACTATGAACTTCTCACTTCAAAAACTATATGAAGATACAAAGGAAACATATAAGCAATTAATAGCAAAAAACTTGTAA
- a CDS encoding O-antigen ligase family protein: MLANQARVRFEHFLLFFIILQPVLDLLTSLSITLLKSNATVGILVRFLIMAVGGIYILIQAKEKENRKFLIYLILLAGVLGVGFINNKLVKDPIVLSEEVKFVAKALYIYIMLGSYILALKSLKKTVNISDKVRNSIVYSTLIINAIMVISISTSTDFGSYEWMKVGSRGWFYAGNELGSILAIIFPIVVLYSIQKTKSWKHILYWIPSLLMIYSLIQVGTKVGMGSIGATLAAAIGIILLQLLFDRKNPNKKSLALNAVIAIVLLAGVVGTFKQTPLAQNMGIHNNYLSEQNVAQQGQKEKEIKEKLKKEQELKAKEENHHKVEKPEEKAKIEEEVKKELEKEQKKENQENLIFSGRQVYEERHKQFFKEAPVSQKLLGMGYAGNFKYNEQKQPDPKLIEMDFHDWFYDFGIIGFVLLMIPFIYYGLRILLAFATRFKDIFNIKYGMISASLLLALGIAYIAGHILTAPGVGIYFVVVLAYLIVDLEIE; this comes from the coding sequence ATGTTAGCAAATCAAGCTAGGGTTAGATTTGAGCATTTTTTGCTCTTTTTTATTATTTTACAGCCTGTTTTAGATTTATTAACGTCTCTTAGCATCACTTTATTAAAGTCAAATGCTACCGTTGGAATTTTAGTAAGATTCCTTATTATGGCTGTTGGTGGCATTTACATTTTAATTCAGGCAAAAGAGAAGGAAAATAGAAAGTTTTTAATTTATCTTATATTATTAGCCGGAGTTTTAGGAGTAGGATTTATTAATAACAAATTAGTTAAGGATCCTATTGTACTTAGTGAAGAAGTTAAATTCGTTGCGAAAGCATTATATATATATATCATGCTGGGATCATACATTTTAGCTTTAAAATCATTGAAAAAGACAGTTAATATTAGTGATAAGGTTCGAAATAGTATTGTATATTCTACATTAATCATTAACGCAATTATGGTTATTTCTATTTCAACATCTACTGACTTTGGTAGTTATGAATGGATGAAAGTGGGTTCTCGAGGTTGGTTCTATGCAGGGAATGAACTAGGTTCAATCTTAGCTATTATTTTCCCTATTGTAGTACTATATTCTATTCAAAAAACAAAGAGCTGGAAACACATTTTATATTGGATTCCATCACTTTTAATGATTTATTCGCTAATTCAAGTTGGTACAAAAGTAGGGATGGGCTCAATTGGTGCTACGTTAGCGGCAGCAATCGGGATTATTTTACTACAATTATTATTTGATAGAAAAAATCCGAACAAAAAATCCCTTGCGCTTAATGCAGTAATTGCTATTGTCCTATTAGCTGGTGTAGTTGGAACGTTTAAACAAACGCCATTAGCACAAAATATGGGTATTCACAATAATTATTTATCAGAGCAAAATGTGGCACAGCAAGGTCAAAAAGAAAAAGAAATTAAAGAGAAGCTGAAAAAAGAGCAAGAACTTAAAGCAAAAGAAGAAAATCATCATAAAGTTGAAAAGCCAGAAGAAAAGGCGAAGATAGAAGAGGAAGTTAAGAAAGAGCTTGAGAAAGAGCAAAAGAAAGAAAATCAAGAAAATCTTATTTTCAGTGGACGTCAAGTATATGAAGAAAGACATAAGCAGTTCTTTAAAGAAGCACCAGTGTCACAAAAGTTATTAGGCATGGGTTATGCAGGTAACTTTAAATACAATGAACAAAAGCAGCCAGATCCAAAACTAATTGAAATGGACTTCCATGATTGGTTTTATGATTTCGGGATTATTGGCTTTGTATTACTAATGATTCCATTTATTTATTACGGGCTAAGAATTCTACTAGCATTTGCTACGAGATTTAAGGACATATTTAATATAAAATATGGAATGATTTCAGCAAGCTTATTGTTAGCGTTAGGTATTGCTTATATTGCAGGACATATTTTAACAGCACCAGGAGTTGGGATTTACTTTGTAGTGGTGTTAGCTTATCTAATAGTAGACCTAGAAATTGAATGA
- a CDS encoding trimeric intracellular cation channel family protein — protein sequence MLLIDIFTFLGIIAAAISGTLVGLKKDLDLFGVLCLAVATALGGGIIRDIMIGNLPPVAFVKPIYFFVSVLSALFTCMFFERINKLQVVIMLSDAVGLGVFTAIGANAAMSHHVDASFLVVSMGVITGIGGGILRDICAQDIPYVFRKEIYAIASILGAISFLITHAMGAHVLAFYVCLLVTFVIRVVTVIYNVHFPVFFKTHAKINKGH from the coding sequence ATGTTATTAATCGATATATTTACGTTTCTTGGCATTATCGCCGCTGCCATTTCTGGTACATTAGTTGGTTTAAAAAAAGATTTAGATTTATTTGGTGTCCTTTGTTTAGCTGTAGCTACTGCGCTCGGCGGCGGTATTATTCGTGATATCATGATTGGTAACCTGCCCCCTGTCGCATTTGTAAAACCCATTTACTTTTTCGTAAGTGTATTATCAGCATTATTTACTTGTATGTTTTTTGAGCGTATCAATAAACTTCAAGTCGTTATTATGCTTTCTGATGCTGTTGGCTTAGGCGTTTTTACAGCTATTGGTGCAAATGCGGCAATGTCACATCATGTTGACGCCTCATTTCTAGTTGTTTCAATGGGAGTCATTACAGGTATTGGAGGCGGTATTTTGCGTGACATTTGCGCTCAAGATATCCCTTACGTATTCCGAAAAGAGATTTACGCAATCGCTTCTATCTTAGGAGCAATTAGCTTCCTAATCACACACGCTATGGGGGCGCACGTATTAGCTTTTTATGTTTGTTTATTAGTAACATTTGTTATTCGTGTCGTCACTGTAATATATAATGTGCATTTCCCTGTTTTCTTTAAAACACATGCTAAAATTAATAAAGGCCATTAA